The region tatataatgtatccATAAAGAAATGTAGAACTAATTTAACGTCATGCAGAGCTGTGCCCTACATCAATAAAATATGCCTATTACTCTTTCATTTACATTAAACTTACAATATATTTATACTATAATTGTCTAAAAGTCAAATAATGTCCTCTGTATAGATTGTGGATGTCTGAAGTCTTTCCTGAAATAGGACCATATAAATATTACTTTGTACCATTTaggcaataaaaacatttcaactatATCTATTACTTCACTCGAGCTTATGTTTAACTACCACCACTTaaaactatggaagcccattttcaccagttaaaaaaataaaaatgaaaataataaagtcataataatgagataaaaagtcgaaattatgagataataaagtcaggGACACCGTCAACTACCGTGAACTTTAGCCTACAAAATAACTGTGTGACACATTGACAGTTAAACAGTACAGTCAATGCTGCGTAAACAGTAATGTGATGTGTTTAGTTCCAACGACAACTAGATTAAAAGACATAACTATTTATTATGCATCTAACCTTTACTacatttgcaaaacaaaacaaatcagtatTTGGCAAAGGTAAGCGTTGGCACGATGATACCCTCGTATGGTCTGTTTGGGCAATGACACCCACAAGGGCCAGATAAAAAGCTCAGTCTAaggacaacagaaataaataagtcaataaatacataactAAGACATTCAAGGATGCATCGTGATCACATTGAAGACTACATTCAAGGAATGTACATACAGGCCCCTGGAGCAGAAGTCATGGAATAAACCACTCGAGcaatatgagggacaaaaaatgactaaagtataaataaataaataaatgttgggagaaatgcatacaataatgtataaataaataaataattaaataaatgcatcaataaatatataaatacatatatatataaataaatgcaacaattaatataaaaattaatatataaataaatatattcatatatgtatttatgtatttctgtgtccatgttgtacaaggaaaagtaaatatgtaaattaagtgggccatcctaacattactgaagtaggattggtcaattttgaaaaacaaacagaagcaaatttacatatatactttttCTCTTACaacctggacacagaaacaaatagatgtgtaaatgtaaaaatacggaaataaattaataactcaattaatgtggaaatgtatgcattgatacctatataactgtagaaatacgctaataaatgaataaatacatgttaaaatatataaatagcctttttcattaacaaagtgtatttattatttattcattgatgtattgttttcagcacttatatatttatttatttatttatatatttattgatgcatttatttaattatttatttatttatacattattgtatgcatttctcccaacatttatttatttatactttagtcattttttgtccctcattgAGCAAGGGACACgataaacaaagagaacattttgatcTTTATATCATAATTTCGaaattattatgactttattattttcattttttttttttactggcggaaatgggcttccatataAAACGCACAGGCTGCAGTAAAATACTATACAATAAGATTaagtaaaatagttttttttttcctggtatAGGCAGTAGGGGGCGCTGCTGTTGCAAAGTCACCTTGTGTTATGAAAACACGATAATGTAGCCTGACCATAACATAAGTCTGTTATCGAACAGAGATACAACACAGGCTTTTTCTATAGAGTTGAAGGGGGTAGAGTCCGTTTTTAAACTAATTCAGATCTAGTTATCGTCGCTTGCAGCTTCTCTGTGTAATGTCTCGGTGAGTGTTGCATGTGGGATAGGGGGCTTCAAAACACGTGAGGTTGTAAACAAGACTTTGGAAGAGCAGGGCGGCCATTGTCCGAGCTCTCTGTGTGATATGAGGGTCCCTTTCTTCTCCCTGGCAGTCCTTGCCAATGTCTTGTACCTGTGTCTGAGCTACACCCTGAGGAGCTCCGTGTCCTGGGTCGTCTCCTCCAACGACGTGGTGGAGGACGCGGACCTGTCGGAGGAGGTCGCCCCGGCTCTGCTGGTGGACGGCGCGGCGCTGTGGAAGCAGGCTTACCCATCTTCAAACGTCGTCCTCGGAGGAGACAGCGTCGAGAGCCCCGCAGAGCTGgtcaaggaggaggaggacgacaaTGTGGCGCAGCTGTCCTCTCGTCTGTTCTCCTATCGGCTGGATAAGGTGAAGTCTTCGAACAGCGGGGGTCCTCCACCGCACCAGGAGACCGCCAGGACCGCCAGATACATATCTCACAACAGCGACTGGGGACATCTAGCCACCATTTCAACTCAAGACAAGGTAACAGATAGgacttcggggggggggggggggggggagtggtggtgggggggggggggggggggagtggtgGTGGTCTACTTTCACTCTTTCAGTGTTAGAAACAAGAATAGCCAAGGAACCAGCAAAACAACCGGCAAATAGGCCATGCATTAGTAAGCCCTCTGAACTTTTAGCTgggttaaaaattaaaaatggttctaggcaggggcaacaggggccagtgcccctgtaacactgagcttggtcccccctttGGCCACCCCTttcaaaaggaagagcccccctcataacacataACACACAGTATCTGACTCAACAACCAGACTCACAGTCtaatattaaatactgttactgaaacaaatataaatcatggtattttatgatgtgcgCTTTTagttggcataatatatatattttttatcatctttgtctatttctcacctgggtttaatgtttccctctgacaaaacaaactggccccagtttggccccctcagtaaaagtggtctagaaccgccactggtTGGGGGTAACATGTTTTGGACCAACACTCTGCAGCCCATTGTTTGTAGGAGGGTTGAGTAGATATTCataataatttacaaacaaacaaaaaataaaagtttggaTGTATTTGCTGGAAAACCTCTAAGATCAGACCCAACCACATGCCTTCATGTTATGTCCTGCTTGTTTGACTGCTTTTAAGTCaatcaaatagaaaataaaggCCAATTAGACTAAGTCTATTTAAATTCCAGGTTATAAcactaaaaatataaagtttTAAGGGCGGTTAATACTTATGTACACACCGTGCTAACAGTAAGAGATCCCCAGGACAGCCATTACTGCAGTTGTTAGTAGTTAGTTACTGTGCACAAGTTCAATTTTgatataatagaatagaattactttattgatcccaaactgggaaattgtggtgttacagcagcaggttgtccaaacacacaatatgagcaaaaaacacaatattagcacatttaaacacaatataatattaaatacaaagtaaaaacaaagtaaataagcactgaTGTACTCTAAGTttacttgaatattttcaatgaaTGCGACTTTATATCTTCACTCCACCACACCTCCGATTAAAATATTGCCTTTATCTCCCCTTCATTTATTCTATAAACTTTTGTCCAGGCATTGCTATTAAAGCTCTGAGTAAACATACAAAAGACCATCTTGAATATGTCAATTGACCAATATGTAGGAAATCACCAAAGTGGGAGCTAAAGCCTGGGACCAGTCTGCAAAATCTTTTTAGTTTAAATCCATTGAACACTGTTTTAAATACTTCTGGAACAGTAAATTCATGGACTGGACATTCTGTTAAAAACAATGTCTTATTTTTCCCTGCCCAGATCAAAGGTCTCCCTTTTGGGAACATCTTCTCGGTCAGCGATGGACCACTGGACAACAGCACTGGGGTTATCTATTTTTATGTAACTCCAATGGACAACACCGTAACTGACTTGAAAAATAACCCCTATGCCTCCCTGACTTTCTCTGAGGCTGAGGGAGAATTCTGCAGGTAAGCTCCAACGTTCAACGTGCTGTGCTAATGAAGGTCTTTAGACTAACATACCAAACAAACGATGGCCCTTATCAGCTAGCAGCAAAGGATAAGTCCTCTCTCTTTCAAGGCAGATGGTGTATGATCCAGAGGATCCAAGATGTGCTCGACTCACCCTAACAGGCAAGATGGTAGAGGTGGTCCCAGAGGAGCTCGCATTTGCAAAGGAGGCCATGTTCTCAAGGTAAATTGGCTTATGGAACCTGTTGTGTGGAACTACGAGATGGCTCATTCAACCTGGAAAATGAGCAAAAATCAAAATTTGCAGCTTCATTTTCATGTATTTCCTCTTTTTGCAGACATCCTGTGATGGCAAAGTGGCCAGTGGGACACAAGTGGTTCTTCATGAAGCTGGAGTTGATCCAGGTGTGGTTGCAGGACTGGATCGGAGGTGTATCACTCATTCCGCTGGAGGACTACTTTAAAGCTATGCCTTTTTGAGGATATCCCTTCAGCCTATGCCAGACCAGTTCAGCCGTCTACTTCTCTGGGTCACGACTGACGGGGGCAAGAAATCCCCAAAGCAGCAATGTGCACAGAATATTTACAATACCATTGCTTTTTAATTAGTGAAGGTAAACACTCCTCACTATTTTTGCTTGTCTCGTCTCAGAAAATCAGTTCTTCAGATTCCTCAGATTTTGATGTTTGAATGTATTCAAAGTAAAGAAGGCAGTGATGTGATAATCACAGCTGCTGAAAAAAATCATGTGTCATGTGtgatatatatatcttttaaaaacactgatttctattttttggagggttgattttaaatgtgctgattggaaaataaacaaataggaGCAAACACAATTGTGATTTTTTCATTAATGTAGTGCCCTTAAAATAACtaatgctgaaaaaaaatgtcactgcaAGGtctaatttttattttctgagctCTTACGGTACTTTAACttctcaacatttttttaaatgttagttcTGTCTGCTCCTTTCTCAAAACCAAGACCAACTTCTCGGGTGTTTCATTagtacaaaaaaaggaaaagtgttCTAACAATGTTCTTCTCTCCCCATATTTGTTATCAAAATCTAAGGCTGTCATTTCAACATTTGAAAGCTTGTCTTCAAATTTCAAGATGTTTGTTGGTGTTTCAAGGCTCATCAAATGATAGGTCCATGCTCTTGTCTTTTATGAAGGAGTGCTAGTGGCTGAGGCATTGGGACAGATACATAAAACATCTACATTAATACAGTTTGCCCACTAGATGGAGCCCTTAACACTTGTACAGTTAAAAATCACTGTTAGAGGAAAACAGAAGTTGGTCACCGTTTCAGGTAAATTACACGATCAAGCCACACACGTCAACAGTTTTAGTTTCCTTTTGAGTGTTTCAACATGTGATGTTCTATTTTTAATATAAACTCTGACACAGTAGGCTACACTGCAATAAGACATGAGGAATCAATAATCAGCAGAGTTGTCCGAGTGACTTGATGTCAGACAAATAGACTCAAATTATGTgttgcagttttattttgaaatgtatgaCCGGAAGACTCGCTTGTTTACCCTATTTATCATAAAGCAAATATTTGGGCTAGTTTAGTGGAAAGTGAAACCGTTGGAAGTCAAAACAGTGGCAGTATCTCCATAATTAAGTTTAAAGCGTGTGTTGATGGAAGTGGACAGCCTATCATTTTTAAAGTAGGcggaaaatgtgtgttttgttttcctaaGGGGATAGAAATTGGGGTTCTAAC is a window of Labrus mixtus chromosome 13, fLabMix1.1, whole genome shotgun sequence DNA encoding:
- the creg2 gene encoding protein CREG2; this encodes MRVPFFSLAVLANVLYLCLSYTLRSSVSWVVSSNDVVEDADLSEEVAPALLVDGAALWKQAYPSSNVVLGGDSVESPAELVKEEEDDNVAQLSSRLFSYRLDKVKSSNSGGPPPHQETARTARYISHNSDWGHLATISTQDKIKGLPFGNIFSVSDGPLDNSTGVIYFYVTPMDNTVTDLKNNPYASLTFSEAEGEFCRQMVYDPEDPRCARLTLTGKMVEVVPEELAFAKEAMFSRHPVMAKWPVGHKWFFMKLELIQVWLQDWIGGVSLIPLEDYFKAMPF